The DNA segment AGTGTTCACTTCGCTTGAGAAGATCTTATTCTCCAATACATTAAAACAAGTTGATGACCAGAATACTAGACTGGCGCGTGAAAGTCTTGCAGACGAAGTAATTGCTTTGAAGAAGCAGTCAGGAAAAGATATTTTTGTGGGTAGCTTGAGTCTCGCTTCTCAACTCTCGGAACTTAATTTAATTGATGAATATCGTTTTGTAATTCATCCGGTGATTGCCGGAAAAGGTCCTAAGTTATTTGATACGATCAAACTACAAGAAAGACTTCTGTTAGACTTTCTTGGTTCGGAAACTTTACAATCTGGGATTACCGCGCTTCATTACAAAAGAAGTTCTTAACAAGTAATTTTGTCTTCCGAGTCAGCGCCGTTTTTGCATGTAGTGTAAACAGTGCCGGTTGTTATTACCATTGTTTGTTTTTAGTGGACCGCAAAATCTCTGGGAATTATCGTATCATCAGCTTTCATATTTTTCCTCCGATTTAATTTTTTGTAATCTTTTGTTTGAATGTAAAGAAAGGTAAAAGCATAGGAACGACTCGTTTATATCTCAGATATTTTTCTCCGAAATTGCGGACCAGATCTCTTTCCTCAAATAATGTTCCTACGATGATATATAAGGTCATACCGATTGAGAGAAGAAGATGGCCTGCGTTCATTAGAGGTGTACTCCATAGAACCAAGAGCATTCCAAACATCATCGGATGTCGTACTAACTTATAAAGTGAAGGGGTGACAAATTTCGTCGTATGGGGTTCTGTTTTTGTTGGAAAATTCCAAGCCTGTTTTAATCCAAAAAGTTCAAAGTGATCTATCAAAAAAGTAGAAACAACTGCCAACAGAAGTCCTATTAGGAAAATGGAATAAGTCATATATATTCCGAAATTAGTTTTAATATTCCAAATCTCGAAATAGACGGGCTGCCATAGACATGAGAGCAAGATTAGAGTAATGCTGGTTAAGAAAACGTAGAAACTTCTCTCTATCGGCAAAGGGATCATTCTCCGACAATATTTTTTGAAATCCTCTCTGGCCATGACGCTATGAGGGATGCTGAATATTACGATTAACGCTATGTCTAAAAAAATCGATCCAATTAATCCAATTTGAAATTCGAATGTGATGGCCTCCATGAATTGAGTGGCATCGAGCAGGCGGAAGACAAAAACGACCGTACTAAAAAGGTAGATCATATAAGAAATCAAAGCGAATATTAGATAAATGATTCTCGTAAGTGTATTATTTGTATGCAAAGGCTCTCCCCAAAATGCTTGGTATTCAAAGCTTTTTAAAAATTCTCAGTTAAGGTGGAAAATCGAGAATCGTTATTGTAAATAATAAATCACAGAAGTTCTTTTGTTGATTGGCAATATTGCTTGGTATTCAAAGTAATTTTTAGTATATATAAAACTTGCTCTTAAGAAAGTAGAGGAAGGGCTTCAAAAGAATGAAACAAGATAGATTGTTAGTCCTGGTTACTGCATTGCGAGATCAAATTCTAGACGAAGTAAAAAAAGATTATTTACGTTTTGGGCTGACGAATGTAACTCCTGCCATGGGCGCCGTTCTTTGCGCTCTTAAAAATGATCACCCGCAATCTATGAAAGAGATAGCGAAACAGATCTTTAGGGACCAATCTAGCGTTACTCCGTTAGTACAAAAGCTGGTCGATTTAGATCTTGCAATCCAAGAACGCTCATCTTTGGACGCAAGAGAATCCCAGGTTCGATTAACGACGTCCGGAAAAAATACACGTTTAAAAATAATTCGAGCGGGCAGAAAGATGAATGCACGTTTGTATAAAGGAATGTCTGCTGTTGATCGAAAACAACTTATTTCATTATTAGCCCAGCTTAAAAAGTAAACGGGTTTTGATCCTTAAAAACGGAATGAATAATATAATATCGCTACCTGAGAGTTTAAGTAAAGTTAATCTCTTATTCTCTAAAAATTGTAATATAGAGATCAAAAGCTATCAGCTAGAAAGAGAAAGCTTAGATTATAATGCCGCTCTTTTTAATTTAGATAAAAAACAAGCTATCTTCAGATTAGCGAAAATTACCCCTAAAAAAATCGGGTTCTTCGTTACTCTTTGGAAAAGAAATAAAAGAGGGATCACTGTACCTTTTGATAAAAACGATGATATTGATCTTATCATCATTGAAGTTAGAAAATTGAATAGAATTGGGCATTTTGTTTTTAGCAAAAGTCTTCTTATTGAAAAAGGAATTATTACTTCTAAGAATGAGGGTAAAAGGGGATTTAGGATCTATCCTCCTTGGGAATCTCCTTCAAGTAAACAAGCTATTGTATCTCAAAATTGGCAGTCACTCTATTTCTTTGAACATGGAAAAATGGATATAGATGATAGTGTGCGTCTTAAAAACTTCCTGTTTTAACCTCACCTGCACGTTTATAATTCGCAATAATGACCCCATTTGAAGAAATTTGGCTTTCAATCACCTTGAACGTCGCAGGAATTGTGCCGCCTTCAAACAATCGTTTCCCGCTACCCAACGTTAGCGGATATATCTTTAACCAAAATTCATCTACCAGATCATTCTTCATGAGTGTTTGTACTAGATTTGCGCTTCCGTAAACGTGTAAATTTGGTCCTTCTTCTTTTTTGAGTTTGGCGATCTTTTCCACAATGTCTCCGTTTAAAAATACGGAAGGTTTCCATTCGCTAGTGGTCCTGGTATTGGAAACTACGTATTTAGTGACCGACATGACGGGAGGCCAAAAATCGGAATGTTTAGGCCAATAGGGTTCCCAAATATCAAAAGTTTTACGTCCTA comes from the Leptospira dzoumogneensis genome and includes:
- a CDS encoding dihydrofolate reductase family protein; amino-acid sequence: MRKVVFAINITTDGCCSHMDMVPDDGLHKYFTDLLRTAGVILYGRITYQLMVPFWPEVARGQSESEITNEFAQVFTSLEKILFSNTLKQVDDQNTRLARESLADEVIALKKQSGKDIFVGSLSLASQLSELNLIDEYRFVIHPVIAGKGPKLFDTIKLQERLLLDFLGSETLQSGITALHYKRSS
- a CDS encoding MepB family protein, yielding MILKNGMNNIISLPESLSKVNLLFSKNCNIEIKSYQLERESLDYNAALFNLDKKQAIFRLAKITPKKIGFFVTLWKRNKRGITVPFDKNDDIDLIIIEVRKLNRIGHFVFSKSLLIEKGIITSKNEGKRGFRIYPPWESPSSKQAIVSQNWQSLYFFEHGKMDIDDSVRLKNFLF
- a CDS encoding MarR family winged helix-turn-helix transcriptional regulator, which translates into the protein MKQDRLLVLVTALRDQILDEVKKDYLRFGLTNVTPAMGAVLCALKNDHPQSMKEIAKQIFRDQSSVTPLVQKLVDLDLAIQERSSLDARESQVRLTTSGKNTRLKIIRAGRKMNARLYKGMSAVDRKQLISLLAQLKK
- a CDS encoding methyltransferase family protein, translating into MIYLFSTVVFVFRLLDATQFMEAITFEFQIGLIGSIFLDIALIVIFSIPHSVMAREDFKKYCRRMIPLPIERSFYVFLTSITLILLSCLWQPVYFEIWNIKTNFGIYMTYSIFLIGLLLAVVSTFLIDHFELFGLKQAWNFPTKTEPHTTKFVTPSLYKLVRHPMMFGMLLVLWSTPLMNAGHLLLSIGMTLYIIVGTLFEERDLVRNFGEKYLRYKRVVPMLLPFFTFKQKITKN
- a CDS encoding dihydrofolate reductase family protein, with protein sequence MRKIIVLEFLTLDGVIQGPGGQEEDTSGGFKYSGWQAPMFDDLTGTVMQKQMNLPFDLLLGRKTFDIWEPYWPKHSDFWPPVMSVTKYVVSNTRTTSEWKPSVFLNGDIVEKIAKLKKEEGPNLHVYGSANLVQTLMKNDLVDEFWLKIYPLTLGSGKRLFEGGTIPATFKVIESQISSNGVIIANYKRAGEVKTGSF